The Aspergillus flavus chromosome 2, complete sequence region CATCCAGTCGAAGCTGTCATAGTTGGAGTGGTAGTGGTACACGGGGTCCTTGGGGCCACGGCCGAAGCCCAGGTCAAGGCTGGCCACACCCGCAAAGTCCTGGAAAGCGGTGAAGTCACTGCCGCTACCCATGGTCGCGATGTAGCCATCCCAGACATCGCGAACTGTTTGGCCTTCAATGGTCTGGTTGGGGGACTGGACGAGGCTAGTGACCTCATAGATTAAACTATTTAGGAGTGGGGCCGCCCGAGGACCAAGGACAGTTCCAGAGGCAGCTACGTCGACATTGAGATAAGCAACGTTGGCTTTTTTAAGCCAAGGAAGCTTATCTTCTACCCACTCGGTTGACCCCAGCAATCCATACTCTTCTCCGTCCCAGCTGGCAAAGACGATTGTGCGCAATGGCTTCCACCCTGCCTTAAGAGCTTCGCCAAAGCTGCGAATAACCTCATTGAGGACAGCGGAGCCACTGTTCGGGTCTCCAGCGCCACCAGCGATCCAAGCATCACGGTGGTTACCCAGAATGACCACCTCGTCCGGAATAGCACCCTTGATGGTGCCAATGACGTTCCACAGGGGGGTAGTAACGTATTCTTGTTGGTTGTCCAAGTTGATTACCACATCATCCGGTGAAGGCCCAATGTTATATTCAACGCCCTTGCTGCCAAGCTTTCCGCCTTGCCATCTCTTAGGGAAGTCCGCTGCTTTGGGACCATGTCCATTAAGGGCCTTCAGAAAGGGGATGGCCTCCTTGTATGAGATTGGAATCGAAGGAATGGATGGGATTGCATCACTAGGGTCCTTGCGGTCACATCCGGGCTTGGATGGCCAACCGGGTGTAGTAGGATCGCCGGGCGCAAAGCCTAATTCACTCAAATAGTTAATCAACTGCGACTAGCTCTGGATATCACATATAGAAAGCGAAGGGACTTACTCAGGAATTGGGTGCTACCCCGTTGTACAGCGCTAGGATTCCGGGCCGGACCCTCGGGGTACGGCTTGTATCCGTTCTCCTCTGTTATCTCACCATCATCCTCTGGATCATCATACAAGATCACACCCACCATGCCCAACTCCTGTGCGCGCTTCACCTTCAGCCCACGGAAGATGTGGCCATACTTGGCGATCGCAATCTTGCCAGAAAGACTGACATTGGCATCAACCAAATCTTGGTAATCTTGATAAGAGCCGTAGTTGACGTATACGAATGAAGCAGTGACATTTCCAGTGGCCGAATAGCCATGGAAAGTAGGCACGCGATCAGGCAGACCACTGGTGCCATCCTCTTCTAGGACGTCTTCTTCAAGAGTAGCCTCGAACGTAACTTCGGTCGTGTCCTTGGACTTCTTTAGCAGAGCCAGGCGGTGATCCAAAGGATAGTTGATGTAGACATCGTAGGCCACGATGTCAGTGTCGTGGATGCCAAACTCTTGCCAGCGCTCCTGGGTCCAGATCGCCTGGCTCAGGTTCTTGCCGGCGAGATGAGGCCCCGCCGTATAGTAGCTACTCCACTCCCGTGCCTTTTCAGCGGACGGGGTCGTTTGAAGAATTGCCTGCAGCTCTTCATACTTGAGACCGTGGCCCTGCGGCCACGCTTTGTGGGGGAACGGACGCGCCCCAGGGAAGTAAGACCAGATGGAGCCATGCTCCCGGGGGAAGATGGCTGAGGGAAGGAGGAACAAGAACAGAGAAACCACGAGCAGCGTCCCGAGAGTGAAGCTACAGAACTGTCGTAGCTTGTGGTGGGGGTACCGGTGCCGCTGGGGACCGACGCTGACCACCTGCAGAAGAGGCGTGGATTCGGAGGGCGCCATGGTATGTGGCATGGACTTCTCCCTCATCTCGGGGGGCATGGTTCAACTAAGTGAATTGAGGAAATTGGAGGAAATAGCGGTCAGGCATGGAACAGACGACCGCTCGCATTGATCAGTCTGCGTGTGTTTAAGTGACAGCTTCTATGCGGGATTGGAGAAAGGGCGAGGATTTCAGTTTGGGGGCGCCTGGAGGGCTTTTTATCTAATCGGAGCCCCTACGTAATTGACAGTCATTGGATCTCTTTATCGGTCCCGTGCGGAGTCCGGAGCAAGAGCGGAGCCCAAAGCTTATCACCTTTCAGTACTTTACCGTATTAGCCGAACTCCCGTTTGACAGCTAACATGGAACCCCATCTTT contains the following coding sequences:
- a CDS encoding putative glutamate carboxypeptidase (transferrin receptor) yields the protein MPPEMREKSMPHTMAPSESTPLLQVVSVGPQRHRYPHHKLRQFCSFTLGTLLVVSLFLFLLPSAIFPREHGSIWSYFPGARPFPHKAWPQGHGLKYEELQAILQTTPSAEKAREWSSYYTAGPHLAGKNLSQAIWTQERWQEFGIHDTDIVAYDVYINYPLDHRLALLKKSKDTTEVTFEATLEEDVLEEDGTSGLPDRVPTFHGYSATGNVTASFVYVNYGSYQDYQDLVDANVSLSGKIAIAKYGHIFRGLKVKRAQELGMVGVILYDDPEDDGEITEENGYKPYPEGPARNPSAVQRGSTQFLSFAPGDPTTPGWPSKPGCDRKDPSDAIPSIPSIPISYKEAIPFLKALNGHGPKAADFPKRWQGGKLGSKGVEYNIGPSPDDVVINLDNQQEYVTTPLWNVIGTIKGAIPDEVVILGNHRDAWIAGGAGDPNSGSAVLNEVIRSFGEALKAGWKPLRTIVFASWDGEEYGLLGSTEWVEDKLPWLKKANVAYLNVDVAASGTVLGPRAAPLLNSLIYEVTSLVQSPNQTIEGQTVRDVWDGYIATMGSGSDFTAFQDFAGVASLDLGFGRGPKDPVYHYHSNYDSFDWMDRFGDPGWLYHEACTKLWSLAAAKLVEAPVLSFSASDYSTGLGQYLEKIKPGAKKLRGGEFDFGSLDRAVAEFQATAKKFDAYAADLTSQLGEDLPWYLWWKKVRLYFQIRVVNDKYKALERAFLYEPGLDGRNWFKHVVFAPGLWTGYSGATYPGLVESFDAGDSANAQKWRSIIVERLDAATKVLQ